The following coding sequences lie in one Niabella agricola genomic window:
- a CDS encoding response regulator transcription factor has product MTESILIIDDNEDMLEFLSVILGDTYKLHLAANGTIAQHILDKEIIHLIISDIMMPGIDGFELCSRLKSSVEYCHIPIILLTSKNTYKAHIEGLEVGADAYIQKPFSSGLLQVQIANLLKNRKKIKDHFASSPFEDVRVMAHSKTDEAFLKKLDAYIQSNIHESNIDIDMLAEHMFMSRTTLYRKIKSLSSLSPKELIDITRLKKAASLIAKNEFLLYEISEMVGYSSQSLFSRNFQKHFKMTPTEYFNALPKA; this is encoded by the coding sequence ATGACAGAAAGCATCCTCATCATTGATGACAACGAAGATATGCTGGAATTCTTATCTGTAATTTTAGGCGATACCTACAAACTGCATCTTGCAGCCAACGGAACAATTGCACAACACATTTTAGACAAAGAGATCATTCACCTGATTATATCAGATATTATGATGCCGGGCATCGATGGATTTGAGCTTTGCAGCCGTCTTAAATCAAGTGTTGAGTATTGCCATATCCCCATCATCTTATTAACCTCGAAAAACACCTACAAGGCACATATCGAGGGGCTGGAGGTTGGCGCTGATGCCTATATTCAAAAGCCCTTCTCATCCGGGTTATTACAGGTACAAATTGCCAACCTGCTCAAAAACCGGAAGAAAATAAAGGATCATTTTGCCAGCTCGCCTTTTGAGGATGTACGGGTAATGGCGCATTCAAAAACCGACGAAGCTTTTTTAAAAAAGCTGGATGCATATATCCAAAGCAATATCCATGAATCCAATATTGATATTGATATGCTGGCTGAACATATGTTTATGAGCCGTACCACGCTGTATCGTAAGATCAAATCACTTTCTTCTTTATCGCCAAAAGAGTTAATCGACATCACACGCCTGAAGAAAGCAGCCAGCCTGATTGCCAAAAATGAATTTTTACTATACGAGATCTCGGAAATGGTGGGATATAGCTCCCAAAGCCTTTTCAGCCGGAATTTTCAGAAACATTTTAAAATGACCCCTACTGAGTATTTCAATGCGTTGCCAAAAGCATAA
- a CDS encoding ligand-binding sensor domain-containing protein, producing MSFYYRWPLSLALLLVTSVCSGQYYFKHYQVDDGLVHNAVTAVLQDSKGLIWIGTRGGLNRFDGYTFKTYKNKRDQFGSLGNDVINSIVEDKNNMIWIGTGKGLFKYDPYREVLTELEAAPKEYTNNLVVDQDNNLWFLCQFSLYRYIQSAHRLEHLKTPASCIALDANRNLWMGDDDGNIHIYDPQKKPGTAIRIVQKTLPANARSISKIYPIDHNRLLIGCFKQGLKSYNPRTGAVSTLPLSAEPNRAIFVRDIATDHNGRYWIATESGIYIYDLAANTSINLKKRAGDPYALADNAVYALCRDQQGGMWAGTFFGGLNYYSKDNARFEKYYPLPGVNSISGNAVREICSDNQGHLWIGTEDAGISRLHLKTGVFTNYTATPQKGSISYPNIHGLLAWEDKLFIGPFLQGLEIMNMRTGLITDRFKLIADTKGGPVSDFIISIYRTKGNRLLVGSAYRNAGLFEYHPQQKTFDRVPQIPFNTYVYDIFEDSQGNIWTGSVKEGAFWYNPKTGRHGSLQFGDTTKGHTINEFPVYNIFEDSNHALWFATTGCGLIKLSPDRKTIKRYTTANGLPSNVIYGILEDHSKNLWVSSLKGLICLNTVTEAVKVYTQANGLITDQFNYNSAYKHTDGKMYFGSVKGLIAFDPALFDQQEPSPPTYITGFQINNKEVAPNAQHSPLSRSILYTDTILLTYDQNNFSIEFAALNFSAPEATRYKYQMKGIDQTWTYLNTNRNAYFTDLAPGKYEFIVQAESNIRSWTGKERRLFIRILPPFWKSNTAYLLYLLLLTAGILIITRLYRQYLERKNLRKLQLFEHEKEKEIYQAKIEFFTNITHEIQTPLTLIAGPIEWLSKKFGKEPDIRKSLAIAEKNTRRLVALTSQLLDFRKTEADQFSLNFVKTDIIALITDLVTGFKEQAAGNHIHLNMELPEHHFMAFVDREAFIKICTNMISNAIKYATTRAIVHIEPVTDPDAYFRIRFTNDGKGIPEEFRQQLFEPFFRVRGNNKPGTGIGLSLARSLTELHNGSLRLISGEQDLIIFELQLPIHQKIEFQLGSWKKIK from the coding sequence ATGAGCTTTTATTACCGATGGCCATTAAGTCTGGCATTGCTGCTTGTCACCTCGGTGTGTTCGGGGCAATATTATTTTAAGCATTACCAGGTAGATGACGGGTTAGTCCATAACGCAGTAACCGCAGTGCTGCAGGACAGCAAGGGGTTGATATGGATCGGAACCCGCGGCGGCCTGAACCGTTTTGACGGGTACACTTTTAAAACCTACAAAAACAAAAGAGATCAATTTGGCAGCCTGGGCAACGATGTAATCAACAGCATCGTTGAAGATAAAAACAATATGATCTGGATCGGTACGGGCAAAGGCCTTTTCAAATACGACCCGTACAGGGAAGTGCTTACAGAACTGGAGGCCGCTCCCAAAGAATACACCAACAATCTTGTGGTAGACCAGGATAACAACCTCTGGTTTCTCTGCCAGTTTTCCCTGTACCGGTATATACAGTCTGCACACCGGCTGGAACACCTCAAAACACCAGCCTCCTGTATTGCACTGGATGCAAACAGGAACTTATGGATGGGAGATGATGACGGGAACATTCATATTTACGACCCGCAGAAAAAGCCTGGTACCGCTATCAGGATTGTTCAGAAAACACTGCCTGCAAATGCCCGGTCCATCAGCAAAATATATCCCATCGATCACAACAGGCTATTGATCGGCTGTTTCAAACAGGGCTTAAAAAGCTACAATCCAAGAACCGGCGCCGTTAGCACTTTACCCTTGAGTGCCGAACCAAACAGAGCCATCTTTGTCCGGGATATTGCAACTGACCACAACGGGCGGTACTGGATTGCTACCGAATCGGGAATTTACATTTATGACCTTGCTGCAAATACGAGTATCAACCTTAAAAAACGGGCAGGCGACCCTTATGCCCTTGCAGACAATGCTGTTTATGCCTTGTGCAGGGATCAGCAGGGCGGCATGTGGGCGGGCACCTTTTTCGGCGGGTTGAATTATTACTCAAAAGATAATGCACGGTTCGAAAAATACTATCCGCTACCGGGAGTAAATTCAATCTCGGGCAATGCCGTTCGGGAAATCTGCTCCGACAACCAGGGACATTTATGGATCGGCACTGAAGATGCCGGCATCAGTAGGCTGCATTTGAAAACAGGCGTCTTTACGAACTATACAGCTACTCCCCAAAAAGGGAGCATCTCCTATCCCAATATACACGGTTTGCTGGCCTGGGAAGACAAGTTATTTATCGGTCCCTTTTTACAAGGTCTGGAAATCATGAATATGCGTACCGGTTTGATCACCGACCGGTTTAAGCTGATTGCCGATACGAAAGGGGGGCCGGTAAGCGATTTTATCATCTCCATCTACCGTACAAAGGGCAACCGTTTGCTGGTAGGGTCTGCATATCGCAATGCCGGACTATTTGAATACCATCCGCAACAAAAAACATTCGACCGCGTTCCCCAGATCCCCTTCAATACCTATGTCTATGATATTTTTGAAGATTCACAAGGAAATATCTGGACCGGCAGTGTAAAGGAAGGCGCCTTCTGGTACAACCCCAAAACCGGCCGGCACGGCAGCTTACAGTTCGGCGATACCACGAAGGGGCATACGATCAATGAATTTCCGGTATACAATATTTTTGAGGACAGCAACCATGCGTTATGGTTTGCCACCACCGGTTGCGGACTTATAAAACTAAGCCCCGACCGTAAAACCATAAAGCGATACACCACCGCAAACGGCCTGCCCAGTAACGTTATATATGGTATCCTGGAAGATCATTCGAAAAATTTATGGGTTAGCTCCCTCAAAGGTCTGATTTGTTTAAACACCGTTACCGAAGCGGTTAAAGTCTACACACAAGCCAATGGATTGATTACGGATCAGTTCAACTACAACTCGGCTTACAAACATACAGACGGCAAAATGTACTTCGGTTCCGTTAAGGGCCTGATTGCTTTTGACCCGGCTTTATTTGATCAGCAAGAACCCAGTCCGCCAACCTATATTACCGGCTTTCAGATCAATAATAAAGAAGTGGCCCCCAATGCACAGCACAGCCCCCTCTCCCGGTCCATTTTGTACACCGATACGATCTTGCTGACATACGATCAAAACAATTTCAGCATTGAATTTGCCGCACTGAACTTTTCCGCTCCTGAAGCAACCCGGTATAAATACCAGATGAAGGGTATCGACCAGACCTGGACCTACCTTAACACCAACCGTAATGCCTATTTTACCGATCTGGCGCCGGGTAAATATGAATTTATCGTACAGGCCGAAAGCAATATCAGGAGTTGGACCGGAAAAGAACGCCGGCTTTTTATACGGATCCTGCCGCCCTTCTGGAAAAGCAACACTGCGTACCTTCTATATCTCTTGCTGCTAACTGCAGGAATTCTTATCATTACCCGCTTATACCGTCAATACCTGGAGCGAAAAAATCTCCGGAAACTGCAACTTTTCGAACATGAAAAAGAAAAAGAAATCTACCAGGCAAAAATCGAATTTTTTACCAATATCACGCATGAAATCCAAACCCCGCTTACGCTGATCGCCGGACCGATTGAGTGGCTGAGCAAAAAATTTGGCAAGGAACCTGACATCAGGAAAAGCCTGGCTATCGCAGAAAAAAATACCCGGCGCCTGGTGGCATTAACCAGCCAGCTGCTCGACTTCAGAAAAACGGAGGCAGATCAGTTTAGTTTAAATTTTGTAAAAACAGATATTATTGCACTGATCACTGACCTGGTAACCGGTTTTAAAGAACAAGCCGCGGGCAACCATATCCACCTGAACATGGAATTGCCGGAGCACCATTTTATGGCCTTTGTAGACAGGGAAGCGTTTATAAAAATATGTACGAATATGATATCGAATGCCATTAAATATGCCACCACCAGGGCTATTGTACATATTGAGCCGGTAACCGATCCGGATGCATATTTCAGGATCCGTTTTACTAACGATGGCAAAGGCATTCCTGAAGAATTCCGGCAGCAACTGTTTGAACCGTTTTTCAGGGTACGCGGCAATAACAAGCCCGGAACCGGTATCGGCCTGTCGCTTGCCCGGTCGCTTACAGAACTGCACAACGGATCCCTGCGATTAATTTCCGGTGAACAGGATTTAATTATTTTTGAACTGCAGCTGCCCATCCATCAAAAAATTGAATTTCAGTTAGGCAGCTGGAAAAAGATCAAATAG
- a CDS encoding glycoside hydrolase family 130 protein, with product MNHMALRVLFFGVAFSITFFATAQDPLPDWALGPFKRPAFANPVLSPDTGSVFFDPMSRKQLAWEAGDVFNPAAAVRNGKLYVLYRAEDRSAMGIGKRTSRLGIAESRDGIKMKRSPEPVFYPDEDAQKEYEWPGGCEDPRIAVTEDGLYVMLYTQWNRKVARLAVATSKDLKNWKKHGPAFLKAYNGRFKDQFSKSASIVTKIGKGKQVITKVKGKYMMYWGERFMNIATSDDLVNWKPAVDEKGNLEMILRPRRGYFDSDLTECGPPAIVTDKGILVLYNGKNRGGAGRDTSYTANTYAAGQVLFDLEDPSRVIGRLDKPFFVPTESFEKSGQYPAGTVFIEGLVYFKNKWFLYYGCADSRVGVAVYDPGAGK from the coding sequence ATGAATCATATGGCTTTAAGAGTGCTGTTTTTTGGGGTTGCATTCTCCATTACCTTTTTTGCAACCGCACAGGATCCGCTCCCGGACTGGGCACTGGGCCCGTTTAAAAGGCCGGCTTTTGCAAACCCGGTACTTTCCCCGGATACAGGAAGTGTGTTTTTTGATCCGATGAGCAGGAAACAACTGGCCTGGGAAGCAGGAGATGTATTTAACCCGGCAGCAGCCGTAAGGAACGGCAAGCTCTATGTATTGTATCGCGCTGAAGACCGGTCCGCGATGGGAATCGGTAAGCGGACTTCCCGGCTGGGGATTGCGGAAAGCCGGGATGGCATTAAAATGAAAAGGAGTCCGGAGCCGGTATTTTATCCGGATGAAGACGCGCAAAAGGAATATGAATGGCCGGGAGGATGCGAAGATCCGCGTATTGCGGTTACCGAAGATGGCTTGTATGTAATGTTGTATACGCAATGGAACAGAAAAGTGGCACGCCTGGCGGTGGCCACGTCAAAAGATCTGAAAAACTGGAAGAAACATGGCCCGGCATTCCTTAAAGCATATAACGGCCGGTTTAAAGATCAATTCAGCAAATCGGCATCCATTGTTACTAAAATAGGAAAGGGGAAGCAGGTTATTACAAAAGTGAAGGGGAAGTATATGATGTATTGGGGTGAGCGGTTCATGAATATCGCCACTTCGGATGACCTCGTGAACTGGAAGCCTGCTGTGGATGAAAAGGGTAACCTGGAAATGATCCTACGGCCCAGACGGGGGTATTTTGATAGCGATCTCACAGAATGTGGCCCGCCTGCAATTGTTACAGACAAGGGCATCCTGGTTTTATACAATGGCAAAAACAGAGGGGGCGCTGGCAGGGATACCTCCTACACCGCTAATACATATGCGGCGGGACAGGTATTGTTTGACCTGGAAGATCCCTCCAGGGTCATCGGTCGCCTGGATAAACCTTTTTTTGTTCCTACGGAGTCTTTTGAAAAAAGCGGCCAGTACCCGGCCGGCACTGTTTTTATTGAAGGGCTTGTTTATTTCAAAAATAAATGGTTCCTGTACTATGGTTGTGCAGACAGCAGGGTGGGGGTTGCGGTTTACGATCCGGGCGCAGGTAAATGA
- a CDS encoding glycoside hydrolase family 88/105 protein, whose product MHKKFFLALLTVLSFQFLYAQRSSLTAFPKGFEPKEIGRRLAYHFVDGRHELYAGQYIHYAEVCSWNGALDLALKINDRKLIKLLQDKFEPLFTKEKALLPPMNHVDYNMFGSIALKLYQATKDERYRKMGLTYADTQWELPAHAKSQEKTWAEKGYSWQTRMWIDDMYMITVVQNEAYKVTGDHKYLDRAAKEMVLYLDALQRPNGLFFHAPDVPYYWGRGDGWMAVGMADLLRELPRDHKDRPRIMEGYLKMMSSLKNYQRPNGMWNQLIDEADFWPETSGTAMFTYAFIRGVQQGWLDAAEYAPAAKKAWLAMVSYIDERNNVTEVCIGTGKKNDQQHYRNRPRNAGDLHGQAPYLWCAAALMGK is encoded by the coding sequence ATGCACAAAAAGTTTTTTTTAGCGCTGCTGACGGTGCTCTCTTTTCAGTTTTTGTATGCCCAGCGTAGTTCCCTGACCGCTTTCCCAAAAGGCTTTGAGCCGAAAGAAATAGGCAGGCGTCTGGCTTATCACTTCGTAGATGGCCGGCATGAATTGTATGCGGGGCAGTATATCCACTATGCGGAAGTTTGTTCCTGGAACGGAGCGTTGGACCTTGCATTGAAAATAAATGACCGGAAGCTGATCAAATTATTACAGGATAAATTCGAGCCACTTTTTACAAAAGAAAAAGCGTTATTGCCGCCCATGAATCATGTGGACTACAATATGTTTGGCAGCATTGCGCTGAAACTTTATCAGGCAACAAAAGACGAACGTTACCGGAAAATGGGGTTAACCTACGCCGATACGCAGTGGGAGCTACCGGCGCACGCAAAGTCGCAGGAAAAAACCTGGGCGGAAAAGGGGTATTCCTGGCAAACACGTATGTGGATCGATGATATGTATATGATTACGGTAGTACAAAACGAAGCGTACAAAGTTACCGGCGACCATAAATACCTGGACCGGGCAGCAAAAGAAATGGTGCTTTATTTAGATGCGTTGCAGCGCCCCAACGGCTTGTTCTTTCATGCTCCTGATGTTCCGTATTACTGGGGCCGGGGGGATGGCTGGATGGCAGTAGGCATGGCGGACTTGCTGCGCGAACTGCCCCGGGATCACAAAGACCGCCCACGCATTATGGAGGGATATCTTAAAATGATGAGCAGCCTGAAAAATTATCAGCGGCCAAACGGTATGTGGAACCAGCTGATCGATGAAGCAGATTTCTGGCCGGAGACCTCCGGGACAGCAATGTTTACCTATGCATTCATCAGAGGTGTTCAGCAGGGCTGGTTAGATGCAGCTGAATATGCCCCGGCAGCAAAAAAAGCCTGGCTGGCGATGGTTTCGTATATCGATGAACGGAATAATGTAACCGAAGTATGTATCGGAACAGGCAAGAAGAATGATCAGCAGCACTATCGTAACCGCCCGCGCAACGCGGGAGATCTGCACGGGCAGGCACCCTATCTGTGGTGCGCTGCCGCACTTATGGGCAAATAA
- a CDS encoding DUF4973 domain-containing protein — translation MKSLRIYILTAALSLVFSACNNEWKDELYIQMVSFKARLNSEGVSPVYLRYNKNGEVIYNLPVIVSGSQPSHQDIQVKVGVDNDTLGIYNREKFQHRADLYFKQLPGQFFELPSPTCFIPKGSSAVNYPVKFKFDNLDLVERYVLPLTIIDDPSYISNYRKGWRKALLNVIPFNDYSGNYSATSMNVYLDGQTTNPLVSSTRTAWVVDEKSVFFYAGVTEEKSEARGAYKIVMEFLEPVTEANGDKVGALNVYATNDAIHFEMLGQPTYKITQTVDPTKKYLVKQYCTVNLRYKYDDITTMPGTPVRYRAEGTMTMERQRNILIPDEDQAIDW, via the coding sequence ATGAAAAGTTTACGCATATACATCCTGACAGCAGCATTGAGCCTTGTGTTCAGCGCTTGTAATAATGAGTGGAAAGATGAGCTTTATATACAGATGGTTTCTTTTAAAGCCCGGTTAAACAGTGAGGGCGTTTCCCCGGTTTACCTGCGGTACAATAAAAACGGCGAGGTGATCTATAACCTGCCGGTGATTGTAAGCGGGTCGCAACCCAGTCATCAGGATATACAGGTTAAAGTAGGAGTGGATAATGATACACTGGGTATTTACAACCGTGAAAAGTTCCAGCATCGGGCCGATCTGTATTTTAAACAGTTGCCCGGTCAGTTTTTTGAACTGCCCTCACCAACCTGTTTTATCCCCAAAGGATCCAGTGCGGTGAACTATCCGGTGAAATTTAAGTTTGACAACTTAGACCTGGTGGAGCGTTATGTACTGCCACTTACCATTATAGATGATCCTTCCTATATTTCCAACTACCGGAAGGGATGGCGGAAAGCCCTGTTGAATGTGATACCGTTTAACGATTATTCAGGTAATTACTCTGCTACCTCGATGAACGTATACCTGGATGGTCAAACCACCAATCCCCTGGTATCAAGTACCCGTACGGCATGGGTGGTGGACGAAAAATCGGTTTTCTTTTATGCGGGTGTCACCGAAGAAAAATCTGAAGCGCGCGGCGCATATAAAATTGTCATGGAGTTTCTGGAACCTGTAACGGAGGCCAACGGCGATAAAGTAGGCGCATTAAACGTTTACGCCACCAATGACGCCATCCATTTTGAAATGCTGGGGCAGCCCACCTATAAGATTACCCAAACAGTAGATCCTACCAAAAAATACCTGGTAAAGCAATATTGCACCGTAAACCTGCGGTATAAGTATGATGATATTACCACCATGCCCGGCACACCGGTGCGGTACCGGGCTGAAGGGACAATGACTATGGAGCGGCAACGGAATATATTGATACCGGACGAAGATCAGGCCATTGACTGGTAA
- a CDS encoding family 43 glycosylhydrolase, whose protein sequence is MKQFLITGCILGCLLLSNACQKTKQPYYDPIPEKPQEPEIPKGEWWVYTLDSTFSNPVMPGGPDPWVTQKNGTYYYTYTQGSKLVILVTRNLSELASARRYDVWTPPAGRPYSKNLWAPELHEIDGKWYFYFAADDGDNANHRMYVLENTSPTPVEGNWEFKGKLADPTNMWAIDGTILRYNGQQYMIWSGGNGGAPPQHIYIAKMSNPWTIASEKVMIATPGFAWEKNGNPINEGPQVLVNPKGRVFLIYSGSGYWSDGYCLGQLTLKEGGDPMNPDDWSKKAHPVFSMRSEGGVFGPGHNGFFKSPDSKEDWIIYHARSVANQGASGGRSPRIQRFTWNPDGSPNFGLPVSMTTQQKRPSGEPWRYIHGKSKWSVAGVSSEEPANGRLGASIIDDNLTTIWITRYSVDPTDYPDHWITVDMGEIATVDGFVISQKDGDRKIKEMELFAGNDNHAWESLGSFTLNDVNLLRQFIDLPQRKQFRYFRLVPKSGYDSQKQPGLAEVSTFRYKE, encoded by the coding sequence ATGAAACAATTTCTAATAACGGGATGCATCCTTGGGTGTTTATTACTATCGAACGCCTGTCAGAAAACAAAACAACCGTATTACGACCCCATACCCGAAAAACCACAGGAGCCGGAGATTCCCAAGGGCGAGTGGTGGGTTTATACCCTGGACAGTACGTTCAGCAACCCGGTAATGCCGGGCGGCCCGGACCCCTGGGTGACACAAAAAAACGGAACCTACTACTACACCTATACACAGGGCAGTAAACTGGTGATCCTCGTGACCAGGAATTTATCGGAACTGGCGTCGGCGCGCCGGTATGATGTGTGGACCCCGCCGGCCGGTCGTCCGTATTCAAAAAACCTTTGGGCGCCGGAGCTGCATGAAATAGATGGCAAATGGTATTTTTATTTTGCCGCCGATGACGGTGACAATGCCAATCACCGCATGTATGTGCTGGAAAACACTTCACCTACCCCGGTAGAAGGCAATTGGGAATTTAAGGGAAAACTGGCCGACCCGACCAATATGTGGGCTATCGATGGCACCATACTTCGCTACAATGGACAACAGTACATGATTTGGTCGGGGGGCAATGGCGGAGCACCGCCGCAGCATATTTATATCGCAAAGATGAGCAATCCGTGGACCATCGCCAGTGAAAAAGTAATGATTGCAACACCCGGTTTTGCCTGGGAAAAAAATGGCAATCCCATTAACGAAGGCCCGCAGGTGCTCGTTAATCCCAAAGGACGGGTGTTCCTCATCTATTCGGGCAGCGGCTACTGGTCAGACGGCTATTGTCTGGGGCAGCTGACCCTGAAAGAGGGAGGAGACCCTATGAACCCGGACGACTGGTCAAAAAAAGCACATCCTGTTTTTTCCATGAGATCAGAAGGCGGTGTTTTCGGGCCGGGACATAACGGCTTTTTTAAATCGCCCGATAGCAAGGAAGACTGGATCATCTATCACGCCCGGTCGGTGGCCAACCAGGGCGCCTCCGGCGGACGCAGTCCCCGCATACAACGGTTTACCTGGAACCCGGATGGATCGCCCAACTTTGGTCTTCCTGTAAGTATGACCACACAGCAGAAGCGGCCATCAGGAGAGCCCTGGCGCTATATACACGGCAAAAGCAAATGGTCTGTTGCCGGAGTCAGCTCAGAAGAGCCCGCCAACGGCCGCCTGGGGGCCTCTATTATTGATGATAACCTGACCACCATATGGATTACCCGCTATTCGGTGGATCCAACGGATTACCCGGACCATTGGATAACAGTGGACATGGGTGAAATTGCAACTGTAGACGGGTTTGTTATTTCTCAAAAAGACGGAGACCGCAAAATAAAAGAAATGGAGCTATTCGCCGGCAATGACAATCACGCATGGGAAAGTCTGGGTTCGTTTACGCTGAATGATGTTAACCTGCTGCGGCAATTCATCGATCTGCCACAACGCAAACAGTTCCGTTACTTCAGGCTGGTGCCAAAATCCGGTTATGACAGTCAAAAACAGCCCGGACTTGCAGAAGTATCGACCTTCCGGTATAAAGAATAA
- a CDS encoding RagB/SusD family nutrient uptake outer membrane protein, with protein sequence MKKKQIIIGIFLTGVMASLGSCRKYLSVEHYFDDRQSEERIFNSKDYTEQWLANAYNALLNNNLEMGNTGNNITNYSDDMYFNESGGGNGDRYRRFKFGEYDHTWLQSWSQSYGGIRQASVMINRMAEGGTFTAKEVAGYKAQARFVRAYLYWLLLRKYGPVPIMPDKGVNYDDSYDNLSYPRNTYDEVANYIAGEMALAAKDLPLKRDNRNIARPTRGAALATRAKALLFAASPLANGNTEMADFTNDKGNALIAQQYNEEKWAKAAAACKDVIDLGTYKLYTAVFKTRGTTDYPATIPPPYHAEYSEKNFPDGWADIDPFESYRSLFNGELYASENPEMIFTRGDNQISSEGGVMALARLQMPKTGGGYNSHGLTLKQCDAYAMNDGTPFDRQEIRSKYGANMFVQPDEVNSFKPLLANVWKEFANREPRFYASVAFSGALWTMSSAVNNLPTVTNQQIFYYRGEFNGYMNGDTWLPTGIGIMKFVNPKDNNSGNGGRIFPKVDLAIRYADILLMYAEALNELGSSYNIPSWDGNTTHAISRNTDEMKKALGQVRIRAGVPNYDMIVYNSREALRIKIKHERQVELLGENQRYYDLRRWKDAPGDEAEQIYGFNTFMTRDQASLFYTPIRVPLLQTTFSRKMYFWPVDWDELKKNKRLTQAPGWPSFD encoded by the coding sequence ATGAAGAAAAAACAGATCATAATAGGCATATTCCTGACAGGAGTAATGGCCTCTTTAGGTTCCTGCCGCAAATATCTCAGCGTGGAACATTACTTTGATGACCGCCAGAGCGAGGAGCGCATCTTCAACAGCAAGGATTATACCGAACAATGGCTCGCCAACGCCTACAATGCGTTACTGAATAACAACCTGGAAATGGGGAACACCGGTAATAACATTACCAATTATTCAGACGATATGTACTTTAACGAGTCGGGCGGAGGCAATGGTGACCGGTACCGCAGGTTTAAATTCGGGGAATACGACCACACCTGGCTTCAGTCCTGGTCGCAATCCTATGGCGGCATCCGCCAGGCGTCGGTCATGATTAACCGCATGGCTGAGGGCGGCACATTCACTGCAAAGGAAGTAGCGGGTTATAAAGCGCAGGCGCGGTTCGTACGCGCTTACCTGTACTGGCTGTTGTTGCGCAAATATGGCCCGGTGCCGATTATGCCCGATAAAGGCGTAAACTATGATGACAGCTATGATAACCTGTCGTACCCCCGTAATACCTACGACGAAGTGGCCAATTATATCGCCGGGGAAATGGCTTTGGCCGCAAAGGATCTTCCGTTGAAGCGGGACAACCGCAATATTGCCCGTCCAACACGTGGCGCCGCACTGGCTACCCGTGCCAAAGCACTGCTTTTTGCTGCAAGCCCGCTGGCAAACGGCAATACCGAAATGGCCGATTTTACCAACGATAAGGGGAACGCATTAATTGCGCAGCAATATAACGAAGAAAAATGGGCGAAAGCAGCAGCGGCCTGCAAGGACGTAATCGACCTGGGCACGTATAAATTGTACACCGCGGTGTTCAAAACCCGGGGAACCACGGACTATCCGGCCACGATTCCTCCCCCATATCATGCTGAATATTCTGAAAAGAATTTTCCCGATGGCTGGGCCGATATTGATCCCTTCGAATCTTACAGATCATTGTTCAATGGAGAACTGTATGCTTCTGAAAATCCGGAAATGATCTTTACCAGGGGTGATAACCAGATCAGTTCAGAAGGAGGCGTGATGGCCCTGGCAAGACTCCAGATGCCAAAAACCGGGGGTGGTTATAATTCGCACGGTCTAACCCTGAAGCAGTGCGATGCCTACGCTATGAACGACGGAACGCCTTTTGACCGCCAGGAAATACGGAGCAAATACGGGGCTAACATGTTTGTACAGCCCGATGAAGTAAACAGCTTTAAGCCGTTGCTGGCCAATGTATGGAAAGAGTTTGCCAACCGTGAGCCGCGCTTTTATGCTTCGGTGGCTTTTAGCGGCGCACTTTGGACCATGTCCAGCGCGGTAAACAACCTGCCCACCGTTACCAACCAGCAAATCTTCTATTATCGTGGTGAATTCAATGGCTATATGAACGGTGATACCTGGTTGCCCACTGGTATTGGTATCATGAAGTTTGTAAATCCCAAAGACAATAACAGTGGCAACGGCGGGCGGATCTTTCCAAAAGTAGACCTGGCCATTCGTTATGCAGACATCCTGCTGATGTATGCCGAAGCGCTCAACGAGCTGGGTAGCTCCTACAATATTCCTTCATGGGACGGTAACACCACCCATGCCATATCCAGGAACACAGATGAAATGAAAAAAGCCCTCGGGCAGGTACGCATCCGCGCGGGCGTGCCCAATTATGATATGATTGTATATAACAGCAGGGAAGCGTTGCGTATAAAAATAAAACATGAACGGCAGGTGGAACTGCTGGGTGAAAACCAGCGCTACTATGACCTGCGGCGCTGGAAAGACGCACCGGGGGATGAGGCTGAGCAGATATACGGCTTTAATACTTTTATGACCAGAGATCAGGCCTCTCTTTTTTACACGCCCATACGCGTACCGCTCTTACAAACTACGTTCTCCAGGAAAATGTACTTCTGGCCGGTCGACTGGGATGAATTGAAGAAAAACAAGCGCCTGACCCAGGCACCCGGCTGGCCTTCATTTGATTAA